A stretch of Chionomys nivalis chromosome 2, mChiNiv1.1, whole genome shotgun sequence DNA encodes these proteins:
- the LOC130870538 gene encoding cytochrome P450 2B1-like — translation METSVLLLLVLLVSFLLLLVRGHSKARGHLPPGPRPLPLLGNLLQMDRGGLLNSFMQLREKYGDVFTLHLGPRPVVMLCGTEAIREALVDQAEAFSGRGTVAVVEPVVQGYGVIFANGGRWKALRRFSLATMRDFGMGKRTVEERIQEEARCLVEELRKSQGAPLDPTFFFQCITANIICSIVFGERFDYKDRQFLRLLDLFYQTFSLISSFSSQVFELFSGFLKYFPGAHKQIFKNVQEILDYIGHNVEKHRTTLDPSNPRDFIDTYLLRMEKEKSNQHTEFHHQNLMISVLSLFFAGTETSSTTLRYGFLLMLKYPHVAEKVQKEIDQVIGSHRPPTLDDRTKMPYTEAVILEIQRFADILPIGVPHKVTKDTLFRGYLLPKNTEVYPILSAALHDPRYFEQPDAFNPDHFLDASGTLKKNEAFMPFSIGKRICLGEGIARNELFLFFTTILQNFSMSSPVAPKDIDLSPKESGFGKMPPTYQIRFLAR, via the exons ATGGAGACCAGTGTCCTGCTCCTCCTTGTTCTTCTCGTGAGCTTCTTACTGCTCTTGGTCAGGGGCCACTCAAAAGCTCGTGGACATCTCCCTCCAGGACCTCGTCCCCTGCCCCTCTTGGGGAACCTTCTGCAGATGGACAGAGGAGGCCTCCTCAACTCCTTCATGCAG CTTCGAGAAAAATACGGAGATGTGTTCACACTGCACCTGGGACCGAGGCCCGTGGTCATGCTGTGTGGGACAGAGGCCATAAGGGAAGCTCTGGTGGACCAAGCTGAGGCTTTCTCTGGCCGGGGGACAGTTGCTGTGGTTGAGCCAGTTGTGCAGGGATATG GTGTCATCTTTGCCAATGGGGGACGCTGGAAGGCCCTTCGGCGATTCTCTCTGGCCACCATGAGAGACTTTGGGATGGGGAAGAGGACTGTGGAGGAGCGGATTCAGGAGGAGGCCCGATGTCTGGTGGAGGAGCTGCGGAAATCCCAGG GTGCACCACTGgaccccaccttcttcttccaGTGCATCACAGCCAACATCATCTGCTCCATTGTCTTTGGAGAGCGCTTTGATTACAAAGACCGCCAGTTCCTGCGCCTGCTGGACCTGTTCTATCAGACCTTCTCACTCATCAGCTCATTCTCCAGCCAG GTGTTTGAGCTCTTCTCTGGTTTCCTGAAGTACTTTCCTGGTGCCCACAAGCAAATCTTCAAAAACGTGCAAGAAATCCTTGACTACATCGGCCACAATGTGGAGAAGCACCGGACAACCTTGGACCCCAGCAATCCAAGAGACTTCATCGATACCTACCTTCTACGCATGGAGAAG GAGAAGTCCAACCAACACACGGAGTTCCATCACCAGAACCTCATGATCTCCGTGCTGTCTCTCTTCTTTGCTGGCACCGAGACCAGCAGCACCACGCTCCGCTATGGCTTTCTTCTCATGCTCAAATATCCCCATGTTGCAG AGAAAGTCCAAAAGGAGATCGATCAGGTGATCGGCTCACACCGCCCACCAACCCTTGATGACCGCACCAAAATGCCTTACACTGAGGCTGTCATCCTTGAGATTCAGAGATTTGCAGATATTCTCCCAATTGGAGTACCGCACAAAGTCACCAAAGACACTTTGTTCCGAGGGTACCTGCTCCCCAAG AACACTGAAGTGTACCCCATCCTGAGTGCAGCTCTCCATGACCCACGGTACTTTGAACAACCAGATGCCTTCAATCCTGACCACTTCCTGGATGCCAGTGGGACtctgaagaaaaatgaagcttTTATGCCCTTTTCCATAG GAAAGCGCATTTGTCTTGGTGAAGGAATTGCCCGCAACGaattgttccttttcttcacCACCATTCTCCAGAACTTTTCTATGTCCAGTCCTGTGGCTCCTAAGGACATTGACCTCAGTCCCAAGGAGAGTGGCTTCGGCAAAATGCCCCCAACATACCAGATCCGTTTCTTGGCCCGCTGA